A window of Pirellula sp. SH-Sr6A contains these coding sequences:
- the feoB gene encoding ferrous iron transport protein B — MKPAKKSVALIGNPNTGKSSLFNALCGMSARVGNYPGVTVEQKIGSLLDSPEPIDIIDLPGTYSLAARSADEAVTIDVLCGVQPGVPRPDAVVVIIDATNIERNFYLLSQVLDLSLPTLVVLNMWDRVLDEKHRVDVKTLAERLGVPLLCTTASRREGVIAVRTAVQQLVAANSDVYTPKHSPREYYPESFQQESESLRKKLADANHHLPALEVDRVLIDKDGHFQQKIAKLEIPGLLDAIEQARERLGEAGCKIPLFETKHRYQWVRQQIAGLVERPPANVASSSDRIDRWLTHRWLGMAFFIALMFLIFQSITLLAAWPMDQVEQWQGWVQGLVEQAVAPGPLRSLLQDGVIAGIGGVLVFLPQIVILFLFIAILEDCGYMSRAAFVVDKLMSSIGLSGRSFLPLMSSFACAVPGIMATRTIDNTRDRMVTILIAPLMSCSARLPVYVLMVSAFVPDIRYAGGWLALQGIVLFLMHCVGALVAIPVAWFLRKFFFPGQASTFLMELHSYKWPSPYVLFQRVWERASAFVTRAGTLIFCTSVLVWAAGYFPGDTSKLTEAQKQVETLQTELDAATDDNKEAVTNQLTQAEEELNTARSELIDASFLGMAGKWVEPVVKPLGWDWKIGVATIASFPAREVIIATLGTIYSLGAEEDEESEGLKAQMKAEKWEDGRPVYTLATALSIMVFFALCAQCSATLLVIRRETNSWRWPIFSFVYMTTLAYAGAYLTYTIASAWGLAA, encoded by the coding sequence ATGAAACCCGCCAAAAAGTCGGTCGCGCTGATCGGCAACCCCAACACCGGTAAAAGCAGCCTCTTCAACGCGCTCTGCGGCATGTCGGCGCGTGTCGGGAATTATCCCGGCGTCACCGTCGAGCAGAAGATTGGGTCTCTCCTCGATTCCCCCGAGCCGATCGATATCATCGACCTGCCAGGCACCTACTCGCTCGCAGCCCGATCGGCCGATGAAGCGGTTACGATCGATGTCCTCTGCGGTGTGCAGCCAGGGGTGCCACGCCCGGATGCGGTCGTTGTCATCATCGATGCGACCAACATCGAACGAAACTTCTATCTCCTGAGCCAAGTCCTCGATTTATCCCTTCCCACATTGGTTGTCCTCAACATGTGGGATCGGGTTCTCGATGAAAAACATCGCGTCGACGTCAAGACTCTTGCCGAACGATTGGGGGTTCCCCTTCTCTGTACCACCGCCAGCCGGCGCGAGGGAGTGATCGCTGTCCGCACGGCCGTTCAACAACTGGTTGCTGCGAATAGCGACGTCTACACTCCCAAACACTCGCCTCGCGAGTACTATCCGGAATCCTTTCAGCAGGAGTCGGAAAGCCTGCGAAAGAAATTAGCGGATGCCAATCACCACCTGCCGGCGCTGGAAGTCGATCGTGTCTTGATCGACAAAGATGGTCACTTCCAACAGAAGATCGCCAAGCTGGAGATCCCAGGATTGCTCGATGCTATCGAACAAGCTCGGGAGAGGCTGGGGGAAGCGGGTTGCAAGATTCCGCTATTCGAAACCAAGCATCGTTACCAATGGGTTCGACAACAAATCGCGGGTTTGGTCGAACGCCCCCCCGCAAACGTTGCGAGCTCCAGCGATCGAATCGATCGATGGCTAACCCATCGATGGCTCGGGATGGCGTTTTTCATCGCCCTCATGTTCCTGATTTTTCAATCGATCACCCTACTGGCCGCTTGGCCGATGGACCAGGTCGAGCAGTGGCAGGGTTGGGTGCAGGGACTCGTGGAACAAGCCGTTGCGCCGGGGCCCCTTCGAAGTCTACTTCAAGATGGCGTGATCGCAGGGATAGGTGGTGTTCTCGTCTTCCTGCCCCAGATCGTTATCTTGTTCCTGTTCATAGCAATCTTAGAGGATTGCGGGTATATGTCCCGCGCGGCCTTTGTGGTCGATAAATTGATGTCATCGATCGGATTGAGCGGTCGGTCGTTCCTGCCGCTCATGTCGTCGTTCGCCTGCGCGGTACCAGGAATCATGGCCACCCGGACGATCGACAATACGCGCGACCGTATGGTGACCATTCTCATCGCACCGCTGATGAGCTGCTCCGCGCGGCTTCCGGTCTATGTGCTGATGGTCTCCGCCTTTGTGCCCGATATTCGCTACGCGGGCGGATGGCTCGCCCTGCAGGGGATCGTTCTCTTTCTCATGCACTGCGTCGGGGCTTTGGTCGCCATCCCCGTCGCGTGGTTTCTTCGCAAGTTCTTTTTCCCTGGGCAAGCTTCGACATTCCTGATGGAGCTGCATAGCTACAAGTGGCCATCTCCCTATGTCCTGTTCCAACGCGTTTGGGAAAGGGCGTCTGCGTTCGTGACCCGAGCCGGAACGTTGATCTTCTGCACGTCGGTCCTCGTCTGGGCCGCTGGGTACTTCCCCGGTGACACATCCAAATTGACCGAAGCGCAAAAACAAGTGGAGACATTGCAAACGGAGTTGGATGCGGCCACTGACGACAACAAAGAGGCCGTAACGAATCAATTGACCCAAGCGGAGGAGGAACTCAACACGGCTCGCAGCGAATTGATCGATGCCAGTTTCCTCGGCATGGCTGGCAAGTGGGTCGAGCCGGTCGTGAAGCCGCTAGGCTGGGATTGGAAGATCGGGGTTGCTACCATCGCATCGTTTCCGGCTCGCGAAGTCATCATCGCCACGCTCGGTACGATCTACTCGCTCGGCGCGGAAGAGGATGAGGAAAGCGAAGGGCTCAAGGCTCAAATGAAAGCAGAGAAGTGGGAGGATGGCCGACCGGTCTACACGCTGGCTACCGCTCTTTCGATCATGGTCTTCTTTGCTCTATGCGCGCAATGCTCCGCCACACTGCTTGTCATTCGACGCGAGACCAACTCCTGGCGTTGGCCGATCTTCTCGTTTGTCTATATGACCACACTCGCATATGCAGGGGCCTACCTGACCTACACCATCGCCAGCGCATGGGGGCTCGCCGCATAA
- a CDS encoding RNA polymerase sigma factor has protein sequence MPSSSGTRPSLIAGAKARSEEAWSQIVLIYSPLIVAWGRRLGATPEQCDDLCQEVFSAAAKGLDSFQADGKSGSFRGWLWRITYRKWIDGYRKTRDVPGPVGGSTAALRMEQIPTPDDESQEWSHPEWIQGVLARAMRLVQSEFQERHWSAFWMSAVEGKPADQIAITLSMSPSNVRQIRSRVLRRLRNVMGDAP, from the coding sequence ATGCCTTCCAGCAGTGGAACCCGTCCCTCGTTGATCGCCGGCGCGAAGGCTCGCTCCGAAGAGGCTTGGTCGCAGATCGTTCTGATTTACTCCCCCTTGATCGTGGCTTGGGGGAGACGGCTGGGAGCGACCCCCGAACAGTGCGATGATTTATGCCAAGAGGTTTTCTCTGCGGCCGCGAAGGGGCTTGATTCGTTTCAAGCGGACGGAAAGAGTGGCAGCTTCCGCGGGTGGCTATGGCGTATCACCTATCGCAAGTGGATTGATGGGTATCGCAAAACGCGAGATGTTCCCGGTCCGGTGGGGGGAAGCACGGCGGCCTTGCGAATGGAGCAGATCCCTACTCCTGACGACGAGTCGCAGGAATGGAGCCATCCCGAGTGGATTCAAGGCGTCTTGGCCAGGGCGATGCGTCTGGTGCAAAGCGAGTTTCAAGAGCGGCATTGGAGTGCGTTTTGGATGTCGGCGGTGGAGGGGAAGCCTGCCGATCAGATCGCAATTACCCTGAGCATGTCTCCATCGAATGTGAGACAAATTCGGAGTCGGGTCTTAAGGCGGTTGCGAAACGTGATGGGGGATGCTCCCTAG
- a CDS encoding ferrous iron transport protein A: MKLSQLAPGQSGVIDHIVGDDVLASRLMEMGLLDGEPIEVVGRAPMGDPTEYALRGYRISLRRNESDRVEVTLTSPSASQ; this comes from the coding sequence GTGAAACTCTCCCAGCTTGCTCCAGGTCAATCGGGCGTCATTGATCACATCGTCGGAGATGACGTTCTCGCGAGCAGACTGATGGAAATGGGACTTCTCGATGGCGAGCCTATCGAGGTGGTCGGCCGGGCTCCGATGGGCGACCCGACGGAATACGCGCTGCGAGGGTATCGCATCAGTTTGCGTCGCAATGAGTCCGACCGAGTCGAAGTCACCCTTACCTCCCCCTCGGCTTCGCAATGA
- a CDS encoding MFS transporter, with amino-acid sequence MFVCYIIAYVDRTNVAVAKLTMAEDLPAFTSWVFGFGGGIFFLGYFLLEIPGSLIVERWSARKWICRIMVTWGIMAAMTAFVRTPTQFYIVRFFLGVAEAGFFPGVLVYLTHWFTTRDRARAISYFLVASPIAMMIGPAISRLFIDIGRTITIDDVTKTNPSLLGMQGWQWIYIIWGIPAVVAGIVVLLYLTDRPRHAKWLTEEEREALESELAREKALKGDAKHKSALAAFTNPRVLLLSLAYFGIVTANYGIEFFLPSVLKQWYDLTPGQVSLLAIIPSLLIIPGQLFVGWSSDRFRERRWHAVIPVVIGSTMLLVTTFTQGNLVLTVLCFTIAAAGTKSYMPAFWSLPSLFLTSSAAAGSVGMINSIGNLGGFLGPMVMGYMDSNFGEYKYGLYVLCATSLCSAFLISLLPLKKEPPV; translated from the coding sequence TTGTTCGTTTGCTACATCATTGCGTACGTGGATCGTACCAACGTTGCCGTGGCCAAACTGACGATGGCGGAGGATCTGCCCGCCTTCACCAGTTGGGTGTTCGGCTTCGGCGGTGGCATCTTCTTCCTTGGCTACTTTCTTCTGGAGATCCCAGGTTCGCTGATTGTCGAACGATGGAGCGCACGCAAATGGATTTGCCGCATCATGGTGACCTGGGGAATCATGGCTGCGATGACGGCCTTCGTCCGGACGCCGACGCAGTTCTACATCGTTCGTTTTTTCCTCGGTGTCGCCGAAGCAGGCTTCTTTCCCGGTGTGCTGGTTTATCTCACCCACTGGTTTACCACGCGCGATCGGGCCCGAGCTATTTCCTACTTTCTTGTCGCATCCCCCATCGCGATGATGATCGGCCCCGCGATCTCACGGCTATTCATCGATATCGGCCGCACCATCACGATCGACGATGTGACCAAAACCAATCCTTCTCTTTTGGGAATGCAGGGCTGGCAGTGGATCTACATCATTTGGGGCATCCCGGCCGTCGTCGCAGGGATCGTTGTACTCCTCTACCTGACGGATCGTCCGCGCCACGCCAAATGGCTGACCGAAGAGGAACGCGAAGCACTCGAATCGGAACTCGCACGCGAAAAAGCCTTGAAGGGTGACGCCAAACACAAATCGGCCCTGGCCGCATTCACCAACCCGCGCGTCCTTCTTCTCTCGCTTGCTTACTTCGGGATCGTCACCGCCAATTACGGCATTGAGTTCTTTCTGCCGAGCGTGCTCAAGCAGTGGTATGACCTGACGCCAGGGCAAGTCTCGTTGCTGGCAATCATTCCTTCCCTGCTGATCATCCCGGGTCAGCTCTTTGTCGGCTGGAGCTCAGATCGCTTTCGCGAACGTCGATGGCATGCGGTGATTCCCGTGGTGATCGGTTCGACCATGCTCCTGGTTACTACGTTCACTCAAGGCAATTTGGTTCTGACCGTTCTTTGCTTCACCATCGCGGCGGCCGGCACGAAATCCTATATGCCCGCCTTCTGGTCCCTCCCCAGCCTCTTCCTCACTTCGTCGGCAGCGGCCGGTAGCGTCGGAATGATCAATTCCATCGGCAACCTCGGCGGCTTTTTAGGTCCGATGGTCATGGGGTATATGGACAGCAACTTCGGGGAATACAAGTATGGTCTATACGTTCTCTGTGCGACCAGCCTTTGTTCCGCCTTCTTGATTTCATTGCTGCCGCTCAAGAAAGAACCGCCGGTATAA
- a CDS encoding serine/threonine-protein kinase, giving the protein MEQLTLDTECISTETLQAYWEGRLPIEAIDSIEAHLSDCSRCSSLFRDIESRPSQDELVLPLRSMQRTGEPQDAADPIGIIPHHPLFPGIAGTSPLEVDQRIGPYRLLEPLGCGGMGSVYLAEHTVLHRQVAMKLLYLPRQTPDAIARFDREILAAGKLRHPAIVAATDAGHIGDIHYLVMEHIRGMDLSKLQRSGLSLGVAEVAQIGHQVAMALSHAHSEGIVHRDIKPSNIMLDEAGNVKVLDFGLALLDRWDGVSSELTTVGQFLGTLDYMAPEQAEKSGAVDYRADLYSLGATLFKLLCGRAPLAAAPHLSPIEKLRLLAHHHPPRVQTLRPDLPDGFAKVIDALLATDPKLRPASAAHVAEALAPFAEDSSLGRLAQQMKQTAVPVESDRISPSTRYRSRSKVETNTAPLLPVSSSSGSSAGRWGIGLLCGLVPLAFFLGVWIKLDTNEGQLIIESELDEGQISIKKEKGGIEKKLAIETGNTVTRLRGGVYTLEFDSPSTGMEIDRDQFTIANGQTVIARVRRVKKEVANGTEGRAGNLEEGLTKTEVAEVAPKPRFEGKTIDEWLDVLVNEKSPTAWEQAHEGFILLYNSKTDKELLPTYFELCQKRGKIELLLRLRSREPAVVDLLYEDLVKSKPEDRRRKAQEILPRLANEKLPRVMDWVEEQHVKEAADAHHLFLALIGVDHSGSMPRWSISKLRDLYSPELNAATFRSSTGRRSALSYPVYEVPPIVDVVSRLEYLNQDPHPLLLRYKDRLPEILNSIGAPIPELCPVLRRLMREVALQDEASYATRVAAAVAYMKLGGTADLEPFDETWWKTVKTLVEQIPDQMSTQYDYYSPSDNSRFAAIPGVQRTPSLDLALEFLHPDKTGEERLARFEQLRPSFRLVSNRLLGNAKTGWKAFTDLAIAQHEDFPLKIGENQIARFYRIKEALLRSEDRLRQSWRTHEESLKVEGGTLQKVSNSFLIHNLVLMSCISKPERSFGLCLTPALGHEWMELLDRCDQNKDGYLSEKESVSEYAQSIGLPAEVIATAKYFRIQNYVDWRADSVQENDAALTDEWRLSQFEFQAYDTNKNGVLESNEYSDFELGRLGFSRAKEDLEKLTIPSIIKVHCLTSSQYRGGSIRLD; this is encoded by the coding sequence ATGGAACAGCTCACGCTCGATACCGAATGCATTTCAACCGAAACACTGCAAGCCTATTGGGAAGGTCGCTTGCCAATCGAAGCGATCGATTCCATCGAAGCCCACTTGAGCGATTGCAGTCGCTGCTCTTCGCTGTTCCGCGACATCGAGTCACGTCCCTCGCAAGACGAATTGGTACTCCCACTCCGTTCTATGCAGCGGACGGGTGAACCCCAGGACGCAGCCGATCCGATCGGGATCATTCCTCACCACCCCCTCTTCCCTGGGATCGCGGGAACGAGCCCTTTGGAAGTGGATCAACGCATCGGTCCTTATCGATTGCTCGAACCCCTCGGCTGCGGAGGGATGGGCTCGGTCTACTTGGCCGAGCACACCGTGCTGCATCGCCAAGTGGCCATGAAACTCCTGTACCTGCCAAGACAGACGCCCGACGCGATCGCTCGATTCGATCGCGAGATCTTGGCAGCAGGCAAACTCCGCCATCCCGCGATCGTCGCTGCCACCGATGCAGGACATATCGGCGATATCCATTACTTGGTCATGGAACATATCCGTGGCATGGATTTGTCCAAGCTCCAACGATCGGGACTTTCGCTCGGTGTAGCAGAGGTCGCACAGATCGGCCATCAAGTCGCGATGGCTTTATCTCATGCCCATAGCGAAGGGATCGTGCACCGCGACATCAAGCCCTCCAACATCATGCTCGATGAGGCGGGGAATGTGAAAGTCCTCGACTTTGGGTTGGCGTTGCTCGATCGTTGGGATGGGGTCTCCAGCGAGTTGACGACAGTGGGTCAGTTTCTCGGAACGCTGGACTACATGGCACCCGAGCAAGCAGAAAAGAGTGGTGCTGTCGACTATCGCGCGGATTTGTATTCACTCGGAGCAACCCTTTTTAAATTGCTTTGCGGTCGAGCTCCCTTGGCTGCCGCCCCCCATCTGTCGCCCATTGAAAAGCTTCGTTTGCTGGCCCATCATCATCCGCCCCGGGTTCAAACGTTGCGACCCGATTTGCCTGATGGTTTTGCCAAGGTGATCGATGCGTTGCTCGCAACCGATCCCAAGCTTCGTCCCGCCAGTGCGGCCCATGTCGCCGAGGCGCTGGCTCCTTTCGCCGAAGATTCGAGCTTGGGGCGATTGGCGCAGCAGATGAAGCAGACGGCAGTGCCTGTCGAGAGCGATCGCATTTCACCAAGCACCCGATACCGTTCCCGCTCGAAGGTCGAAACCAATACAGCTCCTTTGCTGCCAGTGTCGTCGTCATCGGGATCAAGTGCGGGTCGATGGGGCATCGGGTTGTTATGCGGACTGGTACCGTTGGCATTCTTCCTGGGTGTATGGATCAAACTCGATACGAACGAAGGTCAGCTCATCATCGAGTCCGAGTTGGATGAAGGACAGATTTCGATCAAGAAAGAAAAGGGTGGCATTGAAAAGAAGTTGGCGATCGAGACCGGCAACACGGTAACGCGATTGAGGGGTGGCGTTTATACATTGGAGTTTGATAGCCCAAGTACTGGGATGGAGATCGACCGCGATCAATTCACCATCGCTAACGGCCAAACGGTCATCGCGAGAGTGCGACGGGTGAAGAAGGAGGTAGCCAATGGGACCGAAGGTCGGGCCGGGAATCTCGAGGAAGGACTAACCAAAACGGAAGTAGCGGAGGTTGCGCCGAAACCTCGCTTTGAGGGAAAGACAATCGACGAGTGGCTCGACGTACTTGTGAACGAGAAGTCGCCTACCGCATGGGAGCAGGCCCATGAAGGTTTCATCCTGTTGTACAACAGTAAAACCGACAAGGAGCTATTACCGACCTATTTCGAGCTTTGTCAGAAGCGTGGAAAGATAGAACTTTTGTTGCGATTAAGGTCTCGTGAACCAGCAGTAGTGGATCTCTTATACGAAGATCTGGTCAAGTCAAAGCCTGAAGATCGACGTAGGAAGGCGCAGGAGATTCTCCCAAGACTTGCGAATGAGAAACTACCACGTGTCATGGACTGGGTAGAAGAACAGCACGTCAAGGAAGCGGCTGACGCCCATCACTTGTTCTTGGCATTGATTGGTGTCGATCATTCTGGTTCCATGCCTCGATGGTCGATATCGAAACTGAGGGACTTGTATAGTCCAGAGTTGAACGCTGCCACCTTTCGTTCATCGACCGGTCGTCGCTCTGCATTGTCGTACCCAGTGTATGAAGTCCCACCGATCGTCGATGTTGTCTCAAGACTGGAGTACTTGAATCAAGACCCACATCCGCTTCTCCTGAGGTACAAAGACCGGCTGCCCGAGATACTTAATTCGATAGGGGCACCCATTCCGGAATTATGTCCTGTTTTGCGGAGATTGATGCGAGAGGTTGCCCTGCAGGATGAGGCGTCTTACGCGACGCGTGTCGCTGCAGCTGTTGCTTACATGAAGCTAGGGGGCACTGCAGATCTGGAACCGTTCGACGAGACTTGGTGGAAAACAGTCAAAACACTGGTCGAGCAAATCCCCGATCAGATGAGTACGCAATACGACTACTACTCGCCGAGTGATAACTCGAGATTCGCTGCAATCCCCGGCGTCCAACGAACTCCCTCTCTGGATCTGGCTTTGGAGTTTCTACATCCAGACAAGACAGGAGAAGAAAGATTAGCCCGCTTTGAACAACTGCGACCATCCTTCCGCCTGGTTTCGAACCGATTGCTGGGGAACGCGAAAACGGGATGGAAGGCATTTACCGACCTGGCCATCGCACAGCATGAAGACTTCCCCCTCAAGATCGGTGAAAACCAGATCGCTCGATTCTATCGAATCAAAGAGGCGTTGCTGCGGTCCGAGGATCGCTTGCGTCAGAGTTGGCGGACCCATGAAGAGAGCTTGAAGGTCGAGGGTGGGACACTTCAAAAGGTATCCAACAGTTTCCTCATCCACAATCTCGTGTTGATGAGTTGCATCAGCAAACCCGAGCGGTCGTTTGGATTGTGTTTGACCCCAGCTTTAGGACACGAATGGATGGAACTGCTCGATCGATGTGATCAAAACAAAGACGGCTACTTGTCAGAAAAAGAATCCGTGAGCGAGTATGCACAAAGCATCGGACTACCTGCCGAAGTTATCGCCACAGCCAAGTATTTCCGGATTCAAAACTATGTGGATTGGAGAGCCGATTCAGTCCAAGAGAACGATGCCGCGTTGACGGACGAATGGAGGTTATCCCAGTTTGAGTTTCAGGCCTATGACACGAACAAAAATGGGGTTCTGGAATCGAACGAGTATTCCGATTTCGAGCTTGGGAGGCTGGGGTTCAGCAGAGCCAAGGAAGATTTGGAGAAACTGACCATACCGTCTATCATCAAAGTGCATTGTTTGACATCGAGTCAATATCGGGGAGGGAGCATTCGGCTGGATTGA
- a CDS encoding Do family serine endopeptidase codes for MQANQSFWKWLTMTAVIAGPVGYWFYSDAGRTSSAVYAQQVAEARSSRSELANESSVASADQLSRVFRDVSKSVKPAVVSIKNLVNVRQRTRGLTPAEQFFGGIGGTDLSEQAGEMRQIQNGLGSGVIIREDGYILTNNHVVKDATALEVYLSDDRKYEAKVIGTDERTDLAVLKIDAKGLVSAPLGDSATMEVGDWVIAIGSPFGLAQTVTAGIISATERTDQGITAYDNFIQTDAAINPGNSGGPLVNLRGEVIGINTAIASRGGGYNGVCFAVPSNLAKRVVGDIISTGQVSRGYVGIGPVTVTPELAQQLELPPSTRGVIVGRVDRKSPAEQAGLEPGDIITAVNGKPVTTDSSIIRLVGETKPGSTVSLTYVRNGKSVDTKVTIGEFDQRKQEQRVQLLENYGIEVEEVSSQLRREYGLEANEGVEVMAVKRGGPFARLPAGIVIKSVNGQAVSNPDAFYKAVEEAFEAGSLRMVVRTEESEAIVRVL; via the coding sequence ATGCAAGCAAATCAAAGCTTCTGGAAGTGGCTCACGATGACTGCGGTGATCGCCGGCCCTGTGGGGTATTGGTTTTATTCCGACGCAGGACGGACCAGTTCCGCCGTTTATGCCCAGCAGGTCGCGGAGGCGCGTTCCTCCCGAAGCGAATTGGCCAATGAATCGAGCGTCGCGAGTGCGGACCAGCTCTCCCGGGTATTCCGGGATGTGAGCAAATCGGTCAAGCCAGCGGTCGTGAGCATTAAAAATTTGGTGAACGTTCGCCAACGGACTCGAGGCTTGACCCCGGCCGAGCAATTCTTCGGTGGTATCGGCGGAACCGACTTGAGCGAGCAAGCCGGCGAGATGCGTCAGATTCAAAACGGTCTCGGCTCCGGTGTCATCATTCGCGAGGACGGATACATCTTGACCAACAACCACGTGGTCAAAGATGCGACGGCTCTCGAGGTTTATTTGAGCGATGATCGCAAGTACGAAGCGAAGGTGATCGGCACCGACGAGCGCACCGACTTGGCCGTCCTCAAGATCGATGCGAAGGGTTTGGTGTCGGCTCCCCTTGGAGATTCCGCCACGATGGAAGTGGGGGATTGGGTGATTGCCATCGGCAGCCCGTTTGGATTGGCTCAAACCGTTACCGCGGGAATCATCAGCGCCACCGAGCGAACCGATCAAGGCATCACGGCCTACGACAACTTCATCCAAACCGATGCCGCGATCAATCCCGGTAATAGCGGTGGCCCCTTGGTTAACTTGCGAGGGGAAGTCATCGGGATCAATACGGCCATCGCATCGCGCGGAGGCGGGTACAACGGTGTTTGTTTTGCGGTACCGAGCAATCTAGCCAAACGTGTCGTGGGAGACATCATTTCCACTGGGCAAGTCTCCCGTGGGTATGTTGGCATCGGTCCCGTGACCGTTACTCCCGAGTTGGCCCAACAGTTGGAGCTGCCACCTTCCACGCGCGGCGTGATCGTTGGACGCGTCGATCGCAAATCACCTGCCGAACAAGCGGGCTTGGAACCTGGAGACATTATCACTGCGGTGAATGGCAAACCGGTAACGACCGACTCCTCCATTATCCGTCTGGTCGGTGAGACGAAACCTGGCTCCACCGTCTCGTTGACTTATGTGCGCAACGGAAAGTCGGTAGATACCAAGGTGACGATCGGGGAGTTCGATCAACGCAAGCAAGAGCAGCGCGTGCAGTTGCTTGAGAACTATGGCATCGAAGTCGAAGAGGTCTCGAGTCAACTGCGTCGTGAATACGGCCTGGAAGCGAACGAAGGGGTCGAGGTCATGGCGGTCAAACGAGGCGGACCTTTTGCAAGACTCCCGGCCGGTATTGTCATCAAGTCGGTGAATGGCCAAGCGGTCTCCAACCCCGACGCCTTTTACAAAGCGGTGGAAGAAGCGTTCGAAGCCGGATCGCTACGCATGGTAGTGAGAACGGAAGAATCGGAAGCGATTGTCCGCGTGCTGTAG
- a CDS encoding class I SAM-dependent methyltransferase — protein MSHLTYYADGEGRWWKRVWAVQCPEMIALRDQCQGVAGHLGDHWCFRPDGSYHYKPHETDLRRIEGGCGINPPGSSEYRTPLEMSRYGYASHYEDSEVTDPSELARLQRGDFGPNESVDQFCTKEQIEELRKLGRLDSDDRRLRRERAAALKYRVKDFSDKSSTKEIETRFDVDVERFSNLESGQTATIDAPLSMQLITEAAVRLTPQIGRVLDIGCGAGNNTLKLREVYGKPFACDLLDLSRPMLERARKRIWDAGVETVELWQVDFRDAELPRESYDVILAAAVLHHLRDDRDWQAAFEKILSILKPGGSVWITDLVAQETVPIHEWMWSRYGDYLTGLGGSEYRVKVFDYIAKEDSPRSVTYQLELLRRVGFAHVELLHKHSCFAAFGAWKE, from the coding sequence ATGTCGCATCTGACCTATTACGCCGATGGTGAAGGGCGCTGGTGGAAGCGAGTTTGGGCGGTCCAATGTCCTGAGATGATTGCTCTGCGGGACCAGTGTCAGGGTGTTGCCGGTCACCTGGGTGATCATTGGTGCTTTCGCCCAGATGGTTCCTACCATTACAAGCCCCATGAAACCGATCTGAGACGCATAGAGGGCGGTTGTGGAATCAATCCGCCTGGAAGCTCAGAATACCGAACGCCCTTGGAGATGAGTCGTTACGGGTATGCTTCCCACTACGAAGACAGCGAAGTTACCGATCCCAGTGAATTGGCTAGACTGCAACGCGGCGATTTCGGTCCGAATGAATCGGTGGATCAATTTTGTACGAAAGAGCAGATCGAAGAACTTCGCAAACTGGGTCGACTCGATTCCGACGACCGGAGATTGCGACGCGAGCGGGCTGCGGCACTGAAGTATCGAGTCAAAGATTTTTCGGACAAGTCATCGACGAAAGAGATCGAGACACGGTTCGATGTGGATGTAGAACGATTTAGCAATCTGGAGTCTGGTCAGACCGCGACGATTGATGCACCGTTGTCGATGCAACTGATCACGGAAGCGGCGGTGCGCTTGACGCCACAGATCGGTCGCGTGCTCGACATCGGCTGCGGGGCGGGGAACAACACCCTGAAGCTGAGGGAAGTCTACGGTAAACCGTTTGCCTGTGACTTGCTAGATCTCAGTCGACCCATGCTGGAACGGGCCAGGAAACGAATCTGGGATGCCGGAGTTGAGACGGTGGAGCTTTGGCAAGTGGACTTTCGAGATGCGGAGTTGCCTCGCGAAAGTTACGACGTGATCTTGGCCGCTGCGGTACTGCACCATTTGCGAGACGATCGAGATTGGCAAGCGGCATTTGAGAAGATTTTATCGATATTGAAGCCAGGCGGATCGGTGTGGATTACAGACTTGGTCGCTCAAGAGACTGTTCCGATTCACGAATGGATGTGGTCTCGTTACGGAGACTACCTCACCGGTCTAGGTGGAAGCGAGTACCGAGTCAAAGTCTTTGATTACATTGCGAAAGAAGATTCGCCGCGCTCGGTGACCTATCAACTGGAGCTACTTCGCCGCGTAGGCTTCGCCCATGTCGAACTCTTGCACAAGCACAGTTGCTTTGCCGCCTTCGGTGCCTGGAAGGAATAA